One Verrucomicrobiaceae bacterium genomic window carries:
- a CDS encoding Nif3-like dinuclear metal center hexameric protein produces the protein MKLADLVTYLDTELRLNEIADYGNALNGLQLENHHGSVSKIVAAVDATLPVIRKAVDAGADLLIVHHGMFWTGLQTWTGPVFQKMKVALDAGLAVYSCHLPLDFHPTLGNDAVLARAIGFEPCGTFMKTKGTDNGARIETEISREELVKRVGAATGSRVHVCPGGPAVCRRIGIMTGGAGSEVATVAKAGIDTFITGEGPHWSYTLAEELGVNLIYGGHYATETFGVKALSAHIESKFGIPWQFVDHPTGL, from the coding sequence ATGAAACTCGCCGACCTCGTCACCTACCTCGATACCGAACTGCGCCTCAATGAGATCGCGGATTACGGTAACGCTCTCAATGGCCTGCAACTCGAGAATCACCACGGCAGCGTCAGCAAGATCGTCGCGGCTGTGGACGCCACACTGCCCGTGATACGAAAGGCTGTGGATGCTGGAGCAGATTTACTGATTGTGCATCATGGCATGTTTTGGACTGGATTGCAGACTTGGACGGGACCGGTGTTTCAGAAGATGAAAGTGGCGCTGGATGCCGGATTGGCGGTGTATAGCTGCCATCTGCCGTTGGATTTTCATCCCACTCTCGGCAACGACGCTGTATTGGCCCGTGCGATCGGTTTTGAGCCCTGTGGCACTTTTATGAAGACGAAGGGGACGGACAATGGTGCCCGGATCGAAACAGAAATCAGCCGCGAAGAGCTCGTGAAGCGAGTCGGGGCAGCAACAGGCTCCCGCGTGCATGTCTGTCCAGGTGGCCCAGCCGTCTGCCGCCGCATCGGCATCATGACGGGTGGTGCGGGTTCGGAAGTCGCCACGGTGGCGAAGGCCGGCATCGACACCTTCATCACCGGCGAGGGGCCACACTGGAGCTACACGCTGGCAGAGGAGCTGGGGGTCAATCTCATCTACGGTGGGCATTACGCGACTGAGACCTTCGGCGTGAAGGCACTCTCCGCCCACATCGAGTCGAAGTTCGGCATTCCGTGGCAATTTGTGGACCATCCGACAGGGCTGTGA
- a CDS encoding DUF1549 domain-containing protein has product MFRPLLFITLAPMAVSAAEQPLPAKIEFNRDVRPILSDNCFYCHGNDPKHREADLRLDLRDEAVKAKAFLPGNAKDSELIARILTQDEDDHMPPPDSNKKLTERQKAILQKWIEQGATYQQHWAYEKPVKAKIPAGANPIDHLVQKRIAEIGLKPSPKADDRTLMRRLSFDLTGLPPQKSEITNLKSEIDRLLASPHYGERMAIGWLDVVRFADTIGYHSDNPTTSGRTATTSSAASTRTNDSTASPSSRSPET; this is encoded by the coding sequence ATGTTCCGCCCCCTCCTTTTCATCACACTCGCTCCGATGGCTGTTTCTGCTGCCGAACAGCCTCTACCAGCCAAAATCGAGTTCAATCGCGATGTGCGGCCCATTTTGAGTGACAACTGCTTCTACTGCCACGGCAACGACCCGAAGCACCGCGAGGCCGATCTCCGTCTCGACCTCCGCGATGAGGCCGTGAAGGCCAAAGCCTTCCTTCCCGGCAATGCAAAAGACAGCGAACTCATCGCCCGCATCCTCACCCAGGACGAGGACGATCACATGCCGCCGCCGGATTCGAACAAGAAGCTCACTGAGCGTCAGAAGGCCATTTTGCAGAAATGGATCGAGCAAGGTGCCACCTACCAGCAGCACTGGGCCTATGAAAAGCCCGTGAAGGCTAAAATCCCCGCCGGTGCAAATCCCATCGACCACCTGGTGCAAAAACGCATCGCCGAGATCGGACTCAAACCGTCCCCGAAGGCCGATGACCGCACATTGATGCGCCGTCTGTCCTTCGACCTCACCGGCCTGCCACCGCAGAAATCGGAAATCACCAATCTGAAATCCGAAATCGACCGCCTGCTCGCCTCCCCGCACTACGGCGAGCGCATGGCCATCGGGTGGCTCGATGTCGTGCGGTTCGCCGACACCATCGGCTACCACAGCGACAATCCCACAACGTCTGGCCGTACCGCGACTACGTCATCCGCAGCTTCAACGAGAACAAACGATTCGACCGCTTCACCCTCGAGCAGATCGCCGGAGACTTGA
- a CDS encoding DUF1553 domain-containing protein: MSRRIFPAKNTIDGIADQKLNGWAVLGATGADQSLYLELAQPHADAQAVVTLTLSFAHDGNHEIANLRLNTTAAAAPIRAPAIALPAKEIADILKAPADKRTASQKQKLAEAYKQIAPELAALRTQLSTTEKEKADFEAAAPKCIVSVSDTAKRTVRILPRGDWMNESGEVVKAALPSYLPKPKIEGRDLTRLDLAQWLVSKENPLTARNVMNRLWKQFFGTGLSKVLDDLGAQGEPPVNPALLDWLACEFMDSGWDMQHMIRLIVTSHTYQQVSTSTKELTAADPYNRECARQSAFRLDAELVRDNALAISGLLVPKIGGPSVKPYQPAKYWENLNFPTREWQNDSGESLYRRGMYTWWQRSFTHPAMLAFDAPSREECTAERNRSNIPQQALVLLNDPSYVEAARAFAARILQSDGDAPKRITWAFQQALQRPPSADEIKTLSALFTKHLSDYQTDPVAAEALLQTGAAPVPATLNKPELAAWTHVARVLLNLHETVTRS, from the coding sequence TTGAGCAGAAGAATTTTCCCCGCGAAGAACACCATCGACGGCATCGCCGATCAAAAACTCAACGGCTGGGCCGTGCTCGGTGCGACTGGCGCAGATCAGTCGCTCTACCTCGAACTCGCTCAGCCACATGCCGATGCGCAGGCTGTCGTCACCCTCACGCTAAGCTTTGCGCATGATGGCAATCACGAGATCGCCAACCTCCGCCTCAACACCACCGCCGCCGCCGCGCCCATCCGCGCACCGGCCATCGCGCTTCCAGCCAAAGAGATCGCCGACATCCTCAAAGCACCCGCCGACAAACGCACCGCGTCGCAAAAACAAAAACTCGCCGAAGCCTATAAGCAGATCGCACCCGAACTCGCCGCGCTCCGCACCCAGCTCTCCACCACCGAAAAAGAAAAGGCCGACTTCGAGGCCGCCGCGCCGAAGTGCATCGTCTCCGTCAGCGACACCGCGAAACGCACCGTGCGCATCCTTCCGCGTGGCGATTGGATGAACGAAAGCGGCGAAGTCGTGAAGGCCGCGCTGCCCAGCTACCTGCCCAAGCCAAAAATCGAAGGCCGCGACCTCACGCGCCTTGATCTCGCCCAGTGGCTCGTTTCCAAAGAGAATCCGCTCACGGCCCGCAACGTCATGAACCGCCTGTGGAAGCAGTTCTTCGGCACCGGCCTCAGCAAGGTGCTCGACGACCTCGGCGCTCAAGGCGAGCCGCCCGTGAATCCCGCGCTGCTCGACTGGCTCGCTTGCGAGTTCATGGACAGCGGCTGGGACATGCAGCACATGATCCGCCTCATCGTCACCAGCCACACCTACCAGCAGGTCAGCACCTCCACGAAGGAACTCACCGCCGCTGATCCGTATAATCGCGAATGCGCCCGCCAGAGCGCCTTCCGCCTCGATGCCGAACTCGTGCGCGACAACGCCCTCGCCATCTCCGGCCTGCTCGTGCCGAAAATCGGCGGCCCCAGCGTCAAACCTTACCAACCCGCCAAATACTGGGAAAACCTCAACTTCCCCACCCGCGAATGGCAGAACGACAGCGGCGAGAGCCTGTATCGTCGCGGCATGTACACCTGGTGGCAGCGCAGCTTCACCCATCCCGCCATGCTCGCCTTCGACGCCCCCAGCCGCGAAGAATGCACCGCCGAGCGAAATCGCTCCAACATCCCCCAGCAAGCCCTCGTCCTCCTCAACGACCCCTCCTACGTCGAAGCCGCCCGCGCCTTCGCCGCCCGCATCCTCCAAAGTGATGGCGATGCCCCAAAACGCATCACCTGGGCCTTCCAGCAAGCTTTGCAGCGCCCACCGAGCGCCGACGAAATCAAGACGCTCTCCGCCTTGTTCACCAAACACCTCTCCGATTACCAAACGGACCCTGTCGCCGCCGAAGCCCTGCTCCAAACCGGCGCTGCACCTGTCCCCGCCACTTTGAACAAGCCCGAACTCGCCGCGTGGACGCATGTCGCCCGCGTCTTGCTGAATCTGCACGAAACGGTCACGCGGAGCTGA
- a CDS encoding type II toxin-antitoxin system VapC family toxin: MIYADTNFYTNILVDLSDSQEARRLLPTAHDILPITRLLRLEIANALQQCLYMARHGAQVLRITPEYVSAVRAQFADEVRTGRRFQNCPLDDDTVEQVFMQLSDRHTAKEGFRTYDILHVSSALVLGCDTFWSFDAKAKKLARLEGLKVN, from the coding sequence ATGATTTACGCCGACACCAATTTCTACACCAATATCCTGGTGGACCTCTCTGACAGCCAAGAGGCCCGGAGACTTCTTCCCACCGCGCACGACATCCTGCCAATCACGCGGCTGTTGCGTCTGGAGATCGCCAATGCGCTCCAGCAATGCCTGTACATGGCCCGACACGGGGCACAAGTGCTCCGCATCACGCCCGAGTATGTTTCCGCAGTCCGGGCACAATTTGCGGACGAAGTCAGAACGGGCAGGCGCTTTCAAAACTGTCCATTGGATGATGACACCGTCGAACAGGTGTTTATGCAGCTTAGTGATCGCCACACCGCGAAAGAAGGCTTCCGCACCTATGACATCCTCCACGTCTCCTCCGCGCTGGTGCTGGGGTGCGACACGTTTTGGAGCTTTGACGCCAAGGCGAAGAAGCTGGCGCGGTTGGAGGGTTTGAAGGTGAACTGA
- a CDS encoding DUF1501 domain-containing protein, translating to MTSPLLHTRRAFLGRTSQGLGGIALASLMSPGLLGAASRGVLGKLPLPQKAKRVIWLTMAGGPSQLELFDYKPKLAAMDGKPMPESFTKGQQLAQLQGQKLVCKGPMFGFAKHGESQMELSELLPHLGSVADDLCLVRSMTTDAINHDPAHMFMNTGAQIAGRPSMGAWITYGLGSEAEDLPGFVVMVSTGKGRTPQPIAARQWSSGFLPSKYQGVQLRSQGDPVLYLTSPNGVTRERQGADVAAINALNKQHAAICDDPEIATRIAQYEMAFQMQASVPELMDIRPEGPKTLELYGCTPGDGSFASNCLLARRLAERGTRFIQLYHRDWDHHSLLREELPLRAKEVDRACMALITDLKQRGLFDDTLIVFSGEFGRTPMAQGNKGPIGRDHHNKAMSMWLAGAGIQRGITYGATDDLGYAAQENITTVHDLHATMLHQLGIQHDAFSFKFQGLDARLSGVEGAKVIKKILS from the coding sequence ATGACCTCCCCGCTTCTCCACACCCGCCGCGCCTTTCTCGGCCGCACCTCGCAAGGTCTCGGCGGCATCGCTTTGGCTTCGCTGATGAGTCCGGGGCTGCTTGGTGCCGCCTCACGCGGAGTGCTGGGCAAACTGCCGCTGCCGCAAAAAGCGAAACGCGTCATCTGGCTCACGATGGCGGGCGGACCGTCGCAGTTGGAGCTGTTTGATTACAAGCCGAAGCTCGCGGCAATGGATGGGAAGCCTATGCCGGAGTCATTCACGAAGGGGCAGCAACTCGCGCAACTGCAGGGACAGAAATTGGTGTGCAAAGGGCCGATGTTTGGTTTCGCGAAACACGGCGAAAGCCAGATGGAGCTCTCGGAGCTGCTGCCGCATCTAGGCAGCGTAGCGGACGACCTCTGCCTCGTGCGCTCAATGACCACGGACGCGATCAACCACGACCCGGCGCACATGTTCATGAACACCGGCGCTCAAATCGCCGGCCGTCCGAGCATGGGCGCATGGATCACCTACGGCCTCGGCAGCGAGGCGGAGGATCTGCCCGGATTCGTCGTCATGGTGTCCACCGGCAAAGGCCGCACGCCGCAACCCATCGCCGCGCGGCAGTGGAGCAGCGGCTTTTTGCCGTCGAAGTATCAAGGCGTGCAACTCCGCTCGCAGGGCGATCCCGTTTTGTATCTCACGAGTCCAAATGGAGTCACCCGCGAGCGCCAAGGAGCCGATGTGGCCGCGATTAATGCGCTGAACAAACAGCACGCCGCCATTTGCGACGATCCCGAGATCGCCACGCGCATCGCGCAGTATGAAATGGCTTTTCAAATGCAGGCCAGCGTGCCGGAGCTGATGGACATCCGTCCCGAAGGCCCGAAAACGCTCGAACTCTACGGCTGCACGCCCGGCGACGGCTCCTTCGCGTCAAACTGCCTGCTCGCCCGCCGACTCGCCGAACGCGGCACGCGCTTCATCCAGCTCTACCATCGCGATTGGGACCACCACAGCCTCCTGCGCGAGGAATTGCCACTCCGCGCCAAAGAAGTGGATCGCGCCTGCATGGCCCTCATCACCGACCTGAAACAGCGCGGCCTCTTCGACGACACGCTCATCGTTTTCAGCGGCGAATTCGGTCGCACACCGATGGCGCAGGGCAACAAAGGCCCCATCGGCCGCGATCATCACAACAAAGCCATGTCCATGTGGCTCGCCGGTGCCGGCATCCAGCGCGGCATCACCTACGGCGCCACCGACGATCTCGGCTACGCCGCGCAGGAAAACATCACCACCGTCCACGACCTCCACGCCACCATGCTGCACCAGCTCGGCATCCAGCACGACGCCTTCAGCTTCAAGTTCCAAGGGCTTGATGCAAGGCTGAGCGGCGTCGAAGGAGCCAAAGTCATCAAAAAGATCCTCTCATGA
- a CDS encoding PmoA family protein produces the protein MKNTLLFLALALPSFAFDITVAEKDHVAVANGGKVVAKLMMANDLSTPEKHHETYKPYMHVFSADGSTRLTKGAGFNFTHHRGIFLGFSKIGYNGKSYDRWHMKKGDQVVTKVTPGENTFTAHIDWQGDTTAPFLTEERRFSFTTPAKPFYLGIEMNSAIKTVSGEADMNGDPEHAGAQFRPSELVDTKTTTYVFPGENIDAHKVRDLPWAAEIFTVEGKTFTVVILNHPDNPKDTATSAYRDYGRFGMFLKGKATAEAPFKLRYQWLIAEGDVRDAAAFQSAWNAFAGKSEPVPPLTIKASEQSKPKAKK, from the coding sequence ATGAAAAACACCCTCCTCTTCCTCGCACTCGCCCTTCCATCCTTCGCTTTCGACATCACCGTCGCTGAAAAAGACCACGTCGCCGTAGCGAATGGCGGCAAGGTCGTGGCGAAGCTCATGATGGCGAATGATCTCAGCACGCCGGAGAAGCATCACGAGACCTACAAGCCCTACATGCACGTCTTCAGCGCCGATGGCTCCACGCGGCTCACGAAAGGCGCGGGGTTCAACTTCACGCACCATCGCGGCATCTTCCTCGGCTTCAGCAAGATTGGCTACAACGGCAAATCGTATGATCGCTGGCACATGAAGAAGGGCGATCAGGTCGTGACGAAGGTCACGCCCGGCGAAAACACTTTCACTGCCCACATCGACTGGCAGGGCGACACCACCGCGCCCTTCCTCACCGAAGAACGCCGCTTCAGCTTCACCACGCCCGCGAAGCCCTTCTACCTCGGCATCGAAATGAACAGCGCCATCAAGACCGTGTCCGGCGAGGCCGACATGAATGGCGACCCCGAACACGCGGGTGCTCAGTTCCGCCCGAGCGAACTCGTGGACACGAAAACGACGACGTATGTTTTCCCCGGCGAAAACATCGACGCCCACAAAGTCCGCGACCTCCCCTGGGCTGCCGAAATCTTCACCGTGGAGGGCAAAACCTTCACCGTCGTGATCCTGAACCATCCCGACAATCCAAAGGACACCGCCACCTCCGCCTACCGCGACTACGGTCGCTTCGGCATGTTCCTCAAAGGCAAAGCGACTGCCGAGGCTCCCTTCAAACTCCGCTACCAATGGCTCATCGCCGAAGGCGACGTGCGTGATGCGGCTGCCTTTCAGAGCGCGTGGAATGCCTTCGCTGGAAAAAGCGAGCCTGTGCCGCCGCTGACCATCAAAGCCTCCGAGCAGTCGAAGCCAAAGGCAAAGAAGTAA
- a CDS encoding SDR family oxidoreductase produces MNQIDLKNRVAIVTGGARGIGNAISTRLLQSGAKVALWDVDEKALGEAKAELSALGAVHTAQVDVTSLASVEAATASTLAAFGKIDILVNNAGIAGNNAKTWELDPADWRRVVDINLHGPFHCCRAVVPHLIAGGYGRIVNIASIAGKEGNPNASHYSASKAAVVALTKSLGKELATAGILVNCITPAVIETDILKQCTQQHIDYMLSKIPMNRFGKKEEAAALVAWLCSEDCSFTTGSVFDLSGGRATY; encoded by the coding sequence ATGAATCAAATCGACCTCAAAAACCGTGTCGCCATCGTCACTGGCGGTGCCCGTGGCATCGGGAATGCTATCTCCACCCGCTTGCTCCAATCTGGTGCAAAAGTCGCCCTGTGGGATGTGGATGAAAAAGCACTCGGGGAGGCCAAAGCTGAGCTTTCTGCCCTGGGGGCCGTCCACACTGCTCAAGTGGATGTGACCTCACTCGCATCGGTGGAGGCTGCCACGGCCTCCACGCTCGCAGCCTTCGGAAAAATCGACATTTTGGTCAACAACGCTGGCATCGCCGGAAACAACGCGAAGACATGGGAGCTCGATCCAGCTGATTGGCGCCGCGTTGTCGATATCAATCTCCACGGCCCGTTTCACTGCTGCCGTGCAGTCGTTCCGCACCTGATCGCAGGTGGTTATGGACGCATCGTAAACATCGCCTCCATCGCGGGGAAGGAAGGCAATCCGAACGCCTCCCATTACAGCGCCTCCAAGGCCGCCGTAGTGGCTCTGACGAAGTCTCTCGGCAAGGAATTGGCCACGGCTGGCATTCTGGTGAATTGCATCACGCCTGCCGTGATCGAGACGGATATTTTGAAGCAATGCACGCAGCAGCATATCGACTACATGCTCTCGAAGATTCCGATGAATCGCTTTGGCAAAAAAGAGGAGGCCGCAGCTCTCGTGGCTTGGCTATGCAGCGAGGATTGCTCTTTCACCACGGGCTCTGTCTTTGACCTCTCGGGCGGTCGTGCGACGTATTGA
- the uvrA gene encoding excinuclease ABC subunit UvrA has translation MSQTANIEPGTASREMIRVRGARQHNLKNIDIDIPRHQLVVLTGVSGSGKSSLAFDTLYAEGQRRYVQSLSAYARQFLDQLEKPDVDFIEGLSPAVAIEQINATPNPRSTIATVTEIYDYLRVLYAVAGQPHDPETGDPLQRSTPDEIGAKILALDEGTRLVVLAPLPAASAELLTPLFDKLRRQGFIRIRLDGVIHELDTLPMLSKSEKHAVEIVIDRLILRADVRPRLMEAIEAALHWNEREVRFLIQEPSSPSSEPAGAPQNVLTFTTAYTNAKTGYTLEKLTPQHFSFNTHVGACPRCEGVGSILKPDAALLVPDESKSLANGAIKSWWAKIPKLKIIFNRGIEALAKHYAIDEKAPFAKLPAEFKEALFHGTGAITIDTGWQKTANKKSLEKPFEGLLAEIARLHRNAESEMLKANLTRLMTAQPCPSCEGKRLRKESLAVRLSSSFLVSSSLLETNTRGHDNVQGAGLNIHEFTSLDISHALQWLNALEVTDQQKAYVGELQREIRNRLEFLEQVGLGYLALNRQSGTLSGGEMQRIRLATQIGAGLSGVLYVLDEPSIGLHPTDNERLIRTLTRLRDLGNSVLVVEHDEAMMRAADHLIELGPAAGPHGGHLIAQGTPEEVMANPNSLTGQFLSGTRRIEAKTQNQIEDRSEKKEKQPLSSPQSALTIHGASAHNLKNLTVSFPIGRFTCVTGPSGSGKSTLVDDILMRALQRHFYSAKEVPAAHDRITGLDLIDKAIIIDQSPIGRSPRSNPATYCGVFTTIRELFAKLPLARQRGYDAGRFSFNTPGGRCEKCQGDGQLQIEMHFLPDVHVTCTACQGRRFGQETLEITFKGKSIADVLEMTVSEAHRFFAANMQITAKLKALEDCGLGYIKLGQSGAALSGGEAQRVKLATELAKRSTGKTLYLLDEPTTGLHSADIQTLLDVLLRLRDAGNTLIIIEHHLDIIRHADHIIDLGPTGGQAGGHLLAVGPPSEIAANPASVTGRFLRDLL, from the coding sequence ATGAGCCAAACCGCGAACATAGAGCCGGGAACTGCGAGCCGTGAAATGATCCGCGTGCGCGGTGCACGCCAGCACAATCTCAAGAACATCGACATCGACATCCCGCGTCACCAACTGGTGGTGCTCACGGGCGTCAGTGGCAGTGGGAAGTCTTCGCTCGCCTTTGACACCCTCTACGCAGAGGGGCAGCGGCGATATGTGCAAAGCCTCAGCGCCTATGCACGGCAGTTCCTCGATCAGCTCGAAAAACCCGACGTGGATTTCATCGAGGGACTCTCCCCCGCCGTCGCTATCGAGCAGATCAATGCGACGCCGAATCCGCGCAGCACCATCGCCACCGTCACGGAGATCTATGACTATCTGCGTGTGCTCTACGCCGTCGCTGGGCAGCCGCATGATCCCGAGACTGGCGATCCACTCCAGCGCAGCACCCCAGACGAGATCGGGGCAAAAATCCTCGCTTTGGATGAAGGCACACGCCTTGTCGTGCTGGCTCCACTACCAGCAGCCAGCGCAGAGCTGCTCACACCGCTATTTGATAAGCTCCGCCGCCAGGGCTTCATCCGCATCCGACTCGATGGCGTGATCCATGAGCTGGATACTCTGCCCATGCTCTCTAAGAGCGAAAAGCACGCTGTCGAGATCGTCATCGACCGTCTCATCCTCCGCGCGGATGTCCGCCCACGCCTCATGGAGGCGATCGAGGCCGCGCTGCACTGGAATGAGCGTGAAGTGCGCTTTCTCATTCAAGAACCCAGCTCGCCGAGTTCAGAGCCCGCTGGAGCACCACAAAACGTCCTCACCTTCACCACGGCCTACACCAACGCCAAAACCGGCTACACACTCGAAAAACTCACGCCGCAGCATTTTTCCTTCAACACGCATGTCGGAGCCTGCCCGCGCTGTGAGGGCGTGGGCAGCATCCTGAAGCCCGATGCGGCGCTGCTCGTGCCAGATGAGTCCAAATCGCTCGCCAACGGCGCGATCAAGTCCTGGTGGGCGAAAATCCCCAAGCTCAAAATCATCTTCAATCGCGGCATTGAGGCCCTCGCAAAGCATTACGCCATCGACGAAAAAGCCCCCTTCGCCAAACTGCCCGCAGAATTCAAAGAAGCCCTCTTTCATGGCACTGGGGCCATCACCATCGACACCGGATGGCAAAAGACCGCGAACAAAAAGAGCCTCGAAAAGCCCTTTGAAGGCCTGCTGGCCGAAATCGCCCGCCTGCACCGCAACGCCGAGAGCGAAATGCTCAAAGCCAACCTCACCCGGCTGATGACCGCGCAGCCCTGTCCATCGTGTGAAGGGAAGCGATTGAGAAAAGAAAGCCTAGCCGTCAGGCTGAGTTCTTCGTTCTTGGTTTCTAGTTCTTTGTTGGAAACCAACACCAGAGGCCATGACAATGTACAAGGGGCAGGCTTAAACATTCATGAATTCACCAGCCTCGACATCTCGCATGCCTTGCAGTGGCTGAATGCACTCGAAGTCACCGATCAGCAAAAAGCCTACGTGGGGGAGCTCCAGCGAGAGATTCGCAATCGGCTCGAATTCCTCGAACAAGTCGGTTTGGGCTACTTGGCGCTGAATCGACAGAGCGGCACCCTTTCTGGCGGCGAGATGCAGCGCATCCGCCTCGCCACCCAGATCGGCGCGGGGCTCTCCGGTGTGCTCTATGTGCTCGATGAGCCCAGCATCGGCCTGCATCCTACCGACAACGAACGACTCATCCGCACGCTCACTCGCCTGCGAGACTTGGGGAATAGCGTACTCGTCGTCGAGCATGATGAGGCCATGATGCGTGCCGCCGATCACCTCATCGAGCTGGGACCCGCCGCTGGCCCCCATGGCGGCCATCTCATCGCCCAAGGCACCCCCGAAGAAGTCATGGCGAACCCAAATTCGCTAACCGGGCAGTTTTTGAGCGGCACACGCCGCATCGAGGCCAAAACGCAGAATCAGATCGAAGACCGCAGTGAGAAGAAAGAGAAGCAGCCTCTATCCTCTCCCCAATCCGCCCTCACCATCCATGGCGCAAGTGCCCACAATCTCAAAAACCTCACGGTGAGCTTCCCCATCGGTCGCTTCACCTGCGTCACAGGTCCCAGTGGCAGTGGGAAGTCCACTCTAGTCGATGACATTTTGATGCGGGCCCTACAGCGGCATTTCTACAGCGCCAAAGAGGTCCCTGCCGCGCATGATCGCATCACAGGCCTCGATTTGATCGACAAAGCCATCATCATCGACCAGTCGCCCATCGGTCGTAGTCCGCGCAGTAATCCCGCCACCTATTGCGGCGTCTTCACGACGATACGCGAGCTCTTTGCCAAGCTGCCGCTCGCACGCCAGCGTGGATATGATGCAGGTCGCTTCTCCTTCAATACACCAGGTGGGCGCTGCGAAAAATGCCAGGGGGATGGCCAGCTCCAGATCGAAATGCACTTCCTCCCCGACGTGCACGTGACCTGCACCGCGTGCCAGGGTCGCCGCTTCGGCCAGGAGACGCTAGAAATCACCTTCAAAGGCAAATCCATCGCCGATGTGCTCGAAATGACCGTCAGTGAAGCACACCGCTTCTTCGCCGCCAACATGCAGATCACCGCGAAACTCAAGGCGCTAGAGGATTGCGGGCTCGGCTACATCAAGCTCGGTCAAAGTGGTGCCGCACTCTCCGGCGGCGAAGCCCAGAGGGTAAAGCTCGCCACCGAGCTAGCGAAGCGCAGCACGGGAAAAACCCTCTACCTCCTCGATGAACCGACCACGGGCCTCCACAGTGCAGACATCCAGACCCTGCTCGATGTGCTACTGCGTCTGCGTGATGCGGGGAACACCCTCATCATCATCGAGCACCATCTAGACATCATCCGCCATGCTGATCACATCATCGATCTAGGCCCCACTGGCGGACAGGCTGGCGGCCACCTACTCGCCGTAGGCCCTCCATCAGAGATCGCTGCAAATCCAGCAAGCGTGACAGGGCGATTCCTGCGTGACCTATTGTAG